GAGAAAAGAGATGCTCTGTTCTCAGGGTCAAGACCTGATGTCGGCTCATCCAGAATCAGATATTCAGGTCTCAGGGAAAGGACACCTGCAAGAGCTACAAGACGCATTTGTCCTCCGCTAAGTGAGAATGGAGAAAGGTCTGCAATATCAGGACTTAAGCCCGCAAGGATAAGAGATTCATTTACACGTTCTTTAAGTTCTTCACCTTTTAAACCGAAATTTGAAGGTCCAAAGGAAACGTCTTCAAAGACGGTCTTTCCAAAAAGCTGCCTTTGCGGATACTGCATTAACAGGCCGATCTTTGACCGCAGTTTCTTATCCGTACAATCAATTCCGTTTATTTTCACTGAGCCAGAATAGGGTTTTAGCAAGCCGTTCAAATGCCTTATAAGAGTTGATTTTCCCGAACCTACCTCACCGGTTATAAGGATAAATTCACCTCTGTAGATTGTGAAACTTACATTGTCAAGAGCCTTTTTTTCAAGAGATGTACCTTTGTTGTAGAAAAAACTGACATCCTTTACTTCAACTGACATAAAGCCTCCCGAAGTTCTTCTTTTGACAAAGGTAAAAAAGAAGGTGCAATTATTCTGGCATCAACAAGCTTTTTTGACAATTCAATAATAGGAGGGACATCAAAACCAAAACTACCGGAACTTATCTTACTGATAATCTCCCTTGGATTCCCATTCTGTATGATGCTACTATTCTCCATTAGCACAAGCCTGTCCGCAAGGACAAGTTCTTCTACAAGATGAGTCACATAAATTATAGTTGTGCCTGTTTCGTGCAACGTTTTGATCAATAAAAGTATGTCCTTTTTTGAATCAGAATCAAGCATGGATGTTACTTCGTCAAAAAGTATGATCTCAGGCTCCATTGCAAGAACTGAAGCCAGAGCTATTTTCTGTTTCTGGCCGCCGCTGAGAGTCCGGGAGTGTTATACCTGTAATCAGACATTCCTACAGATTCCAGTGCAGCAGATACTCGCTTTTGAATTTCAGAAGAAGAAAGACCGAGATTCTCCGGGCCGAAGGCAATATCGTCTTCAACTGTCATGCCGATGAACTGGGATTGAGGATCCTGGAAAACCATTGAGGCTGTTCTGCGAATTTCCTGAAGCTTTGACGGATCTGAAGTATCCATTCCTTTTACAGTCACAGAACCTGAATCGGGTT
The sequence above is a segment of the uncultured Methanolobus sp. genome. Coding sequences within it:
- a CDS encoding ATP-binding cassette domain-containing protein, coding for MSVEVKDVSFFYNKGTSLEKKALDNVSFTIYRGEFILITGEVGSGKSTLIRHLNGLLKPYSGSVKINGIDCTDKKLRSKIGLLMQYPQRQLFGKTVFEDVSFGPSNFGLKGEELKERVNESLILAGLSPDIADLSPFSLSGGQMRLVALAGVLSLRPEYLILDEPTSGLDPENRASLFSILKKLHGSGTSIIVVSHQIDDFLACADKVLLLKNGCVDLIGSPLGYLRSVSSPIPEITSLMRKLQECGFEVASDIYSVDDAFNEISRALGFNGVNENE